From Streptomyces sp. Edi4, one genomic window encodes:
- a CDS encoding pyridoxamine 5'-phosphate oxidase family protein, translating to MTISEPARSREQRKQDVLTRLEKDEDAWVATASATGEPHLIPLSFVWEHGTLLMCTRRASPTLRNVESGDRPVQVTLGHTRDVVHITGTAVTISPSELPTDSADAFAAKIVWDPRENAAYTYFRVVPQHVLAWREANEIAGRELMRDGIWLV from the coding sequence GTGACGATCTCCGAGCCGGCGCGCAGCCGCGAACAGCGCAAGCAGGACGTCCTGACGCGCCTCGAAAAGGACGAGGACGCCTGGGTGGCGACCGCCTCCGCCACCGGTGAACCACACCTCATACCTCTCTCCTTCGTCTGGGAGCACGGCACACTCCTGATGTGCACCCGTCGAGCCAGCCCCACCCTGCGCAACGTCGAGTCCGGCGACCGCCCCGTCCAGGTCACGCTGGGGCACACCCGCGATGTCGTGCACATCACGGGCACCGCCGTCACCATTTCGCCCTCCGAACTCCCCACTGACTCGGCCGACGCCTTCGCCGCCAAGATCGTGTGGGACCCGCGCGAGAACGCCGCGTACACCTACTTCCGTGTCGTCCCCCAGCACGTCCTGGCATGGCGCGAGGCCAATGAAATAGCCGGCCGCGAGCTGATGCGCGACGGCATCTGGCTCGTCTGA